A single Mangrovimonas sp. YM274 DNA region contains:
- a CDS encoding T9SS type A sorting domain-containing protein → MKKQLLKVAMIAIPFVGLMSFKSSPMFFGVGWTIYHADVMPDLFDPPFQESSAGTDFSNEIIEDPDDSNNNLLEMECPGTSFYWRMNFANNDIMVDNLTVAMRIKGNADYDVPMDIDMHYNDVRTRISFDKSYNDLTNVARVRNGEGETTELGIDLDEWHTYRFTMTSEQALLYIDESDTPVMTITPQSSESGNSHFRFGDGSSTEGEFGASVDWVVWDVTGAYSPSELELPMEVLSVDSYVANKVWVGPVPTNNVLHVNHPNSTGDSQIKVFNLSGKLVKSIETQGNLNRTEIDMSQLAAGLYIIKYQNGGQEQQFKVLKE, encoded by the coding sequence ATGAAAAAACAATTACTAAAAGTTGCAATGATTGCCATTCCTTTTGTAGGATTGATGTCATTTAAGAGCTCCCCAATGTTTTTTGGAGTGGGATGGACTATTTACCATGCCGATGTAATGCCGGATCTATTTGATCCTCCTTTTCAAGAATCCAGTGCAGGAACAGATTTTTCCAATGAAATTATTGAAGACCCAGATGATTCTAATAACAACTTATTGGAAATGGAATGTCCAGGAACTTCTTTTTATTGGCGAATGAATTTTGCCAATAACGATATTATGGTTGATAATTTAACTGTGGCAATGCGTATAAAAGGAAATGCTGATTATGATGTACCCATGGATATTGATATGCACTATAATGATGTGAGAACCCGTATATCCTTTGATAAAAGCTATAATGATCTCACTAATGTAGCCCGCGTAAGAAATGGAGAAGGAGAAACTACCGAATTAGGTATTGATTTGGATGAGTGGCATACCTATCGTTTTACTATGACCTCTGAACAAGCTTTACTTTATATAGATGAAAGTGACACTCCTGTTATGACTATTACTCCTCAATCATCTGAAAGTGGAAACAGTCACTTCCGTTTTGGTGATGGGTCCTCTACAGAAGGAGAGTTTGGTGCTTCTGTTGATTGGGTTGTGTGGGATGTGACCGGAGCGTATTCTCCATCAGAGTTGGAGTTGCCCATGGAAGTATTGAGCGTAGATTCATATGTAGCAAATAAGGTTTGGGTTGGACCAGTGCCAACAAACAATGTCCTGCATGTTAATCATCCAAATTCAACTGGCGATTCTCAAATAAAGGTATTTAATCTGTCAGGGAAATTGGTGAAATCTATCGAAACACAAGGAAATTTAAACCGAACTGAAATAGACATGAGCCAATTGGCTGCAGGCTTATACATTATAAAATATCAAAATGGAGGCCAAGAGCAGCAGTTCAAAGTTTTAAAAGAATAA
- a CDS encoding DUF5018 domain-containing protein yields MIKKLLSLLVLLLLATQVSYSQEALIDFNFQETDMPEGIISDGTISTGGPVNNCTECSEGRLVVSTGGYLQGDVSSCGVFLVKMKSSGSTPRTVTVKYQHLGSEDYIIAGDVSVVQSGTGLYELTDLFPALQTPGTTSIRLENAPSGGQVHIHDLYIESSADLFSEADILTFNLPGQVGEEIIDIDANTIGVSVPIGMDLTSVIPEEIEISPSATISPSVGTARDFSVGNNVSYTVTSQDGNTIKEWLVSVSEVVSSEKDITAFTLVENQIGETIIDSEAGTIEVTVPESVDVTNLVPTTLTISPFADITPSADTPRDFSSPVEYTVTAQDNSTKTWTITVFEELPFYSLDVSVTGIGNVTLSPEGGMYEEGTVVALTAEPIWDATFTGWAGDLSGNELEETITMDGSKSVTATFSADVELDFEVPVGFASVDTGAEYQNYDFSFNGPVNGGQGAADTLWVNGPDDFDMLAWHLYYRNRAYKGLSGTNGVSATPEVIVFTEGVYEEGTSDSSAWGNHMLTVQEQGDLTIIGEQNVVLKFGLNIKRSWNVLIRNLTFYDYYDDGINIGEPETHHIWVDHCTVGHPDTRPEDQDHPDGGIDVKGGASYISLSWNILRNSWKTNLIGHSDSNGSEDMGKLKVTLYANHYFNSNSRNPRVRFGEVHVLNNLVEGITLYGIAASNQSQVYAENNFYLNTRWPMYADRTASDFQAIYGVNTDNTFTSKTGNYPATALKQVGNAYDDSELPIITSQINPEMLNPGGRSVKFDELNPEGIFEPASYYEYEAFPADVVEELIPLYAGADVIDFFQTESLGVLDLEEQLFKLYPNPVKDYLVLQHAAAQPEGTIAVYSLTGVKVMSINVKEQSTITYINLATLANGLYVVHYKDAQKQQQFKIVKG; encoded by the coding sequence ATGATTAAAAAACTACTTTCCCTATTAGTGTTGTTGCTATTGGCAACTCAAGTCAGTTATTCTCAAGAAGCCTTAATTGATTTTAATTTTCAAGAAACCGATATGCCCGAAGGTATTATATCGGATGGAACCATTTCAACCGGTGGTCCAGTTAACAATTGTACAGAATGTTCTGAGGGACGTCTTGTAGTAAGTACTGGTGGTTATTTGCAAGGCGATGTGTCTAGTTGTGGGGTGTTTTTGGTTAAAATGAAATCTTCTGGAAGCACACCAAGGACTGTGACGGTAAAGTACCAACATTTGGGTTCGGAAGATTATATAATTGCTGGTGATGTTTCTGTGGTGCAGTCGGGAACTGGACTATATGAGCTTACAGATCTTTTTCCTGCACTTCAAACACCTGGGACTACTTCCATTCGTTTGGAAAATGCTCCTAGCGGTGGGCAAGTACATATTCATGATTTATATATAGAATCTAGTGCCGATTTGTTTTCAGAAGCAGACATTCTTACGTTTAACTTGCCTGGTCAGGTAGGTGAAGAAATAATCGATATAGATGCCAATACTATTGGTGTATCAGTTCCTATTGGAATGGATTTAACTTCAGTTATTCCTGAAGAAATAGAAATATCTCCTTCGGCAACTATTTCACCTTCGGTAGGCACAGCGAGGGATTTTTCTGTGGGAAATAATGTAAGTTATACAGTAACGTCACAAGATGGTAATACCATTAAAGAATGGTTGGTAAGTGTTTCCGAAGTGGTGTCTAGTGAAAAGGACATTACAGCGTTCACATTGGTCGAAAATCAAATAGGAGAAACCATCATTGACAGTGAAGCGGGAACGATTGAAGTGACCGTGCCAGAATCTGTGGATGTTACCAATCTTGTTCCAACGACGTTGACAATTTCACCCTTTGCAGACATAACACCTTCGGCAGATACCCCTCGTGATTTTTCTAGTCCAGTTGAATATACCGTGACCGCGCAAGACAACAGCACAAAAACTTGGACGATTACTGTTTTTGAGGAATTGCCTTTTTACAGTTTGGACGTGTCAGTTACAGGAATTGGAAATGTGACTTTAAGTCCGGAAGGCGGTATGTATGAAGAAGGAACGGTGGTAGCCCTTACAGCGGAGCCTATTTGGGATGCTACCTTTACTGGATGGGCCGGAGACTTAAGCGGTAATGAATTGGAAGAGACCATAACTATGGATGGTTCTAAAAGTGTGACGGCTACTTTTTCAGCAGATGTGGAATTGGATTTTGAGGTTCCTGTGGGATTTGCTTCCGTTGATACAGGTGCTGAATACCAAAACTACGATTTCAGTTTTAATGGTCCTGTAAACGGAGGTCAAGGAGCTGCTGATACGCTTTGGGTGAATGGTCCTGACGATTTTGACATGTTGGCTTGGCATTTATATTATAGAAATAGGGCCTACAAAGGGCTTTCGGGAACCAATGGCGTTAGCGCAACGCCAGAAGTCATTGTTTTTACAGAAGGGGTTTACGAAGAAGGCACTTCCGATTCTTCGGCTTGGGGGAATCATATGTTGACGGTTCAGGAGCAAGGAGATTTAACCATTATTGGTGAACAAAATGTGGTTTTAAAGTTTGGATTAAACATTAAGCGATCTTGGAATGTGTTGATTCGCAACCTGACGTTTTATGATTATTATGATGACGGAATCAATATTGGAGAACCGGAAACCCACCACATATGGGTAGACCATTGTACGGTTGGACATCCTGATACAAGACCTGAAGATCAAGATCATCCTGATGGCGGAATTGACGTTAAAGGAGGAGCAAGTTATATATCCTTATCTTGGAATATTTTGAGAAATAGTTGGAAGACCAATCTTATTGGGCATTCCGATAGCAATGGATCGGAAGATATGGGGAAATTGAAAGTGACCCTTTATGCCAACCATTATTTCAATAGTAATTCCAGAAACCCAAGAGTGCGTTTTGGAGAGGTTCACGTGTTGAACAATTTGGTGGAAGGAATTACGCTTTACGGTATAGCAGCTTCCAACCAATCGCAGGTATATGCCGAGAATAATTTCTATCTCAATACGCGTTGGCCAATGTACGCCGATAGAACAGCTTCCGATTTTCAAGCAATTTATGGTGTAAATACTGATAACACTTTTACTTCCAAAACGGGAAATTATCCAGCAACGGCGTTGAAGCAAGTAGGGAATGCTTATGATGATAGTGAACTTCCTATAATTACTTCACAAATCAATCCAGAGATGTTGAACCCGGGAGGCCGTTCGGTAAAATTTGATGAATTGAATCCTGAAGGAATTTTTGAGCCTGCTTCCTATTACGAGTATGAAGCATTTCCTGCCGATGTTGTTGAAGAATTGATTCCCCTTTATGCTGGAGCAGATGTTATTGATTTCTTCCAAACGGAGTCCCTTGGTGTATTGGATCTGGAGGAGCAGTTGTTTAAGTTGTATCCTAATCCAGTTAAGGATTATTTGGTATTGCAACATGCTGCCGCGCAACCGGAAGGAACGATAGCAGTGTATAGTTTAACTGGAGTAAAGGTTATGTCCATAAATGTTAAGGAACAGAGCACCATTACTTACATTAACCTTGCAACCTTGGCAAATGGATTGTATGTGGTGCATTATAAAGATGCTCAGAAACAGCAGCAGTTCAAAATAGTGAAAGGATAG
- a CDS encoding acyl-CoA dehydrogenase, with product MDFKLTEEHIMIRDAARDFAQTELLPGVIERDNKQEFPDELVKKMGDLGFLGIMVDPKYGGSGMDAISYVLIMEELSKIDASASVMVSVNNSLVCYGLEAYGNEAQKEKYLTKLATGENLGAFCLSEPEAGSDATSQATTAIDKGDYYLLNGTKNWITNGGRADVYLVIAQTDREKGHRGINAFIVEKGMEGFHIGPKEDKLGIRGSDTHTLQFNDVKVPKENRIGEDGFGFKFAMKTLSGGRIGIASQALGIASGAYELALKYSKERKAFGTEICNHQAIAFKLADMATEIEAARMLVFKAAWDKDNGNNYDMSSAMAKLYASKVAMEQTVEAVQIHGGNGFVKEYHVERLMRDAKITQIYEGTSEIQKIVISRGVLRD from the coding sequence ATAGATTTTAAGCTTACCGAAGAACATATAATGATTCGCGATGCCGCTCGTGATTTTGCTCAAACAGAACTGCTTCCGGGCGTAATAGAGCGTGACAACAAACAGGAATTCCCTGATGAGTTGGTGAAAAAGATGGGAGACCTTGGATTTTTAGGAATCATGGTAGATCCTAAATATGGAGGTAGTGGTATGGATGCCATTTCGTATGTATTAATTATGGAAGAATTGTCTAAAATAGACGCTTCTGCTTCCGTAATGGTATCTGTGAATAATTCTTTGGTATGCTATGGCCTTGAAGCTTATGGAAATGAAGCTCAAAAAGAAAAGTACCTAACCAAATTGGCTACAGGGGAAAATCTTGGAGCATTTTGTTTAAGTGAGCCTGAAGCCGGTAGTGATGCAACGTCTCAGGCTACTACCGCTATTGACAAGGGTGATTACTATTTATTGAATGGTACCAAAAACTGGATCACCAATGGTGGCCGTGCCGATGTATATTTGGTAATTGCACAAACCGATCGTGAAAAAGGACACAGAGGAATCAACGCTTTTATTGTAGAAAAGGGCATGGAAGGTTTCCACATTGGTCCAAAAGAAGATAAATTAGGAATTAGAGGAAGTGACACTCACACCCTTCAATTTAATGACGTAAAAGTTCCTAAAGAGAATAGAATTGGTGAAGATGGTTTCGGATTCAAGTTTGCTATGAAAACCTTATCTGGTGGACGTATTGGGATTGCTTCTCAAGCTTTAGGAATTGCTTCAGGTGCTTATGAATTAGCATTAAAATATTCCAAAGAAAGAAAAGCTTTCGGAACTGAAATTTGCAACCATCAAGCCATCGCCTTTAAATTGGCAGATATGGCAACCGAAATTGAAGCCGCTCGTATGTTGGTGTTCAAAGCTGCTTGGGACAAAGACAATGGTAATAATTATGATATGTCCAGTGCCATGGCAAAATTATACGCCTCAAAAGTGGCTATGGAACAAACTGTAGAGGCTGTTCAAATTCACGGTGGAAATGGATTCGTAAAAGAATACCATGTAGAGCGTTTAATGCGTGATGCCAAAATTACCCAGATTTACGAAGGAACTTCAGAAATCCAAAAAATTGTAATTTCTAGAGGTGTTTTGAGAGATTAA